A window from Candidatus Dadabacteria bacterium encodes these proteins:
- a CDS encoding histidinol-phosphate transaminase, with product MEPRASVKNLIPYIPGKPIEELERELGIRGAAKMASNENPLGPSPLAKKALSEHVSKVNLYPDGGCFELRRKLSEKLGVPEDTIVIGNGSNEVIEIVARTFLEPGDEAIYGRHAFIVYPIVTQSLGCSHVVSRMPDLTHDLEDMLSLVTEKTKIIYIANPNNPTGTIVRRDEFEWFLERVPENVLILVDEAYFEYVDDPEYPDTLRYHSVRESLVTVRTFSKIYGLAGLRVGYGVASKEAVSYMDRVREPFNVNSAAQAAACAALDDDRHVARSRKLNRTAKEYLREKLGELGVRYTESHTNFLLVDLERDPMPVYEALLRDGVITRPVGGYGLKTHLRVSFGLDSENEKFIESLGRILRR from the coding sequence ATGGAACCAAGAGCAAGCGTAAAGAACCTTATTCCCTATATTCCGGGAAAGCCGATCGAGGAGCTCGAGCGGGAACTCGGAATCCGGGGCGCGGCCAAGATGGCTTCGAACGAAAACCCCCTCGGCCCCTCCCCGCTTGCGAAAAAAGCGCTTTCAGAACATGTCTCGAAGGTAAACCTTTATCCCGACGGGGGCTGCTTTGAGCTCCGCCGGAAACTTTCCGAGAAGCTCGGGGTTCCCGAGGATACGATAGTAATCGGCAACGGCTCGAACGAGGTGATAGAGATCGTCGCAAGGACCTTTCTCGAGCCCGGGGACGAGGCCATCTACGGACGCCACGCGTTTATCGTCTACCCGATCGTCACCCAGTCGCTCGGGTGCTCTCACGTCGTCTCCCGGATGCCGGATCTCACGCACGACCTCGAGGACATGCTTTCCCTGGTGACCGAGAAAACGAAGATCATCTACATCGCGAATCCGAACAACCCCACCGGGACGATAGTGAGAAGGGATGAGTTCGAGTGGTTCCTCGAGCGGGTTCCCGAGAACGTGCTGATACTCGTGGACGAAGCCTATTTCGAGTACGTGGACGACCCCGAGTATCCGGACACGCTTCGCTACCACTCGGTACGCGAATCGCTCGTGACGGTGAGGACCTTCTCCAAGATTTACGGTCTTGCGGGGCTCAGGGTCGGCTACGGGGTTGCGTCAAAAGAGGCGGTTTCCTACATGGACCGGGTAAGGGAGCCGTTTAACGTGAACTCGGCCGCGCAGGCGGCGGCCTGCGCAGCGCTTGACGACGATAGACACGTCGCCCGCTCAAGGAAGCTTAACCGCACGGCAAAGGAGTATCTGCGCGAGAAGCTGGGCGAACTTGGGGTCAGGTACACTGAGTCTCATACGAATTTCCTTCTCGTGGATCTCGAGAGGGATCCGATGCCGGTTTACGAGGCGCTTCTTCGCGACGGGGTGATAACGAGGCCGGTGGGCGGCTACGGACTTAAAACGCACCTGAGGGTAAGTTTCGGCCTCGACAGCGAAAACGAAAAATTCATTGAATCGCTTGGGAGAATTCTCAGAAGATGA
- the pheA gene encoding prephenate dehydratase has translation MDSKKELSDVRKKIDAIDSELLELVNKRAELAIEVSALKKKDLLGIYDRSRESEVEGKIAETNSGPLSDEDVLLIFREIISRCRSLQHQEKVAYLGPAGSFSNQAAFRKFGAASEFFPVNSLEDVFEEVHSQRADFGIVPVENSVEGSVGDVLDMLVRWDLDVSSECFERIEHFLLSIDGDASKIRTVASHPHALGQCRKWIASNLYGVALLETPSTAAAAKIAARDESVAAIASEFSGSIYNLKTIQSYIEDSPRNTTRFVVVGREKPPPSGEDKTSIAFSVKDEPGALHATFFLPFSESGINLTKIESRPSRDGQWEYVFFADFSGHREEEAVKEALERVEANCVFLKVLGSYPAETPG, from the coding sequence ATGGACTCCAAAAAAGAACTTTCCGACGTAAGAAAAAAAATAGACGCCATTGATTCCGAGCTGCTTGAACTTGTAAACAAGCGGGCCGAGCTTGCGATAGAGGTAAGCGCACTCAAGAAAAAGGATCTTTTGGGAATTTACGACCGGAGCAGGGAAAGCGAGGTGGAGGGCAAGATAGCGGAAACCAACTCCGGTCCCCTCTCCGACGAGGACGTCCTTCTTATTTTCAGGGAGATAATATCGCGCTGCAGGTCCCTTCAGCACCAGGAGAAAGTCGCCTACCTAGGACCCGCGGGCAGCTTCTCAAACCAGGCGGCGTTTCGGAAGTTCGGTGCCGCCTCGGAGTTTTTTCCCGTAAACAGCCTCGAGGATGTGTTCGAGGAAGTGCACAGCCAGAGGGCCGATTTCGGCATAGTACCCGTCGAGAACTCGGTTGAGGGCTCGGTGGGGGACGTGCTTGACATGCTCGTCCGGTGGGACCTTGACGTCTCGTCCGAGTGTTTCGAGCGTATTGAACACTTCCTGCTCTCCATTGACGGAGACGCCAGTAAAATAAGGACGGTGGCCTCGCATCCCCACGCCCTCGGGCAGTGCAGGAAATGGATTGCCTCGAACCTCTACGGCGTCGCGCTTCTTGAGACCCCGAGCACGGCGGCGGCGGCGAAAATAGCCGCGAGGGACGAGAGCGTCGCCGCGATCGCAAGCGAGTTCTCAGGGTCGATATACAACCTGAAGACAATACAGAGCTACATAGAGGACAGCCCGCGCAACACGACCCGGTTCGTGGTGGTGGGAAGAGAGAAACCTCCCCCGAGCGGAGAAGACAAGACTTCGATCGCCTTTTCCGTCAAGGATGAGCCGGGAGCGCTTCACGCGACGTTTTTCCTCCCCTTTTCCGAATCCGGCATAAACCTCACCAAAATCGAGTCCAGACCCTCGCGCGACGGGCAGTGGGAGTACGTGTTTTTCGCCGACTTCTCGGGACACCGCGAAGAGGAGGCTGTAAAGGAGGCCCTAGAGAGGGTGGAAGCCAACTGCGTTTTCCTCAAAGTGCTGGGATCCTATCCCGCCGAAACACCGGGATGA
- the gspN gene encoding type II secretion system protein GspN, with protein MKIKTRIKMPEKISVRLYIGVFFAFLLIFLLLGFPRDSVERRIIFEIQSNSPVPVLIGGADLRGLSSIELRDIRVMLGEREPLVIDRARVSTGLLSVIFSDDTRISFSVDAYGGKIDGKVSQNMKKKSVTSAEVDINSVESSTVSRLFLEDEGISVSGKIDGTIKLIGEGESGGISKMEYLVSSTSLSVAIDKVQGFEVGEEYRNLSVVLRGTANRFESRVEKLSLTNPQLSLQAEGKAPSPLRLRKGAALDLSVTFRPSPEDVKLALVGSFLGSRGDGSFSGRIRGTLAEPRILKGNGGS; from the coding sequence ATGAAGATAAAGACCAGAATCAAAATGCCGGAGAAAATCTCCGTCCGTCTCTACATCGGGGTTTTCTTCGCGTTTCTTCTGATTTTTCTTCTTTTGGGGTTTCCAAGGGACTCGGTCGAAAGAAGAATCATCTTCGAGATACAGAGCAACTCCCCGGTTCCGGTTCTGATAGGGGGTGCGGACCTGAGGGGTCTTTCCTCGATTGAACTCAGGGACATCCGCGTGATGCTCGGGGAAAGGGAGCCGCTTGTGATTGACAGGGCCAGGGTGAGCACCGGGCTTCTGTCCGTTATTTTCTCCGACGACACCAGGATTTCCTTCTCCGTCGATGCCTACGGCGGGAAGATAGACGGCAAGGTTTCACAGAACATGAAGAAAAAAAGCGTCACAAGCGCGGAGGTGGACATAAATTCCGTCGAATCCTCGACCGTTTCACGTCTTTTTCTTGAGGACGAAGGGATATCCGTTAGCGGGAAGATAGACGGAACCATAAAGCTTATCGGGGAGGGGGAAAGCGGAGGGATATCGAAGATGGAATACCTGGTGTCCTCTACTTCTCTTTCGGTTGCCATAGACAAGGTGCAGGGGTTTGAGGTGGGGGAGGAGTACAGGAACCTGAGCGTTGTGCTTCGCGGCACCGCAAACCGCTTTGAATCGCGGGTCGAGAAGCTTTCCCTCACGAACCCGCAGCTCTCCCTGCAGGCGGAGGGAAAAGCCCCGTCGCCGCTTCGCTTAAGAAAGGGGGCTGCCCTTGATCTCTCCGTTACATTCAGGCCTTCTCCCGAGGATGTGAAGCTTGCTCTTGTCGGCAGTTTTCTTGGTTCCCGCGGAGACGGCAGCTTCTCCGGAAGAATCCGGGGAACGCTTGCGGAGCCCAGGATTTTAAAGGGGAACGGAGGCAGTTAA
- the dnaN gene encoding DNA polymerase III subunit beta, protein MMFKIKGGDFSRKLGMIQGVVEKRTTMPILSHVLMSSTDKGLFLEATDLENTAKVFCDAQTEGEFKMAVPAGILSDLVREIKEEEEISVTATENNWIEVVTSSGSFKIAGLAADDFPRIPEVSSENLFQVSSERLEEMISKTVFSVSDDEMRRSLSGVFFEKRGEQTLRLVATDGHRLSFVDEKIENLNLAKDNILVPKKAVMEIRRLLRLSKEVRIGSSGNFFVFELKDENLVFISRVIDAEFPDYMQVVPVSTKNTVTVDASKLLVALRRVSLFSADNVRGGGRFVEMAFGGGSLLLGAYLNTGEGKESIPVEYSGDEVKLGFNFTYFQDVLDAVGSPEVIIGFSGHKNPVYVVPCSEGEKQDGYVNVIMPMELDARAAEGQARG, encoded by the coding sequence ATGATGTTTAAAATCAAAGGCGGAGATTTTTCAAGAAAGCTGGGAATGATCCAGGGGGTCGTGGAGAAAAGAACGACCATGCCGATTCTCTCCCATGTTCTTATGAGTTCTACAGACAAGGGCCTGTTTCTGGAAGCCACTGATCTTGAAAACACGGCCAAGGTTTTCTGTGATGCTCAAACGGAGGGAGAGTTCAAGATGGCGGTCCCCGCAGGAATCCTTTCGGATCTTGTGAGGGAGATCAAAGAGGAAGAGGAAATTTCGGTTACCGCTACCGAGAACAACTGGATTGAGGTCGTCACCAGCTCGGGTTCTTTCAAAATAGCGGGGCTTGCGGCCGATGATTTCCCCAGGATACCTGAAGTTTCGTCGGAGAACCTGTTCCAAGTTTCTTCCGAGAGGCTTGAGGAAATGATATCCAAGACGGTCTTTTCCGTCTCCGATGATGAAATGAGAAGAAGCCTCTCAGGGGTGTTTTTCGAAAAAAGAGGAGAGCAGACGCTCAGGCTTGTTGCCACTGACGGCCACAGGCTCAGCTTTGTCGATGAGAAAATAGAGAACCTCAACCTGGCGAAAGATAATATCCTAGTTCCCAAAAAAGCGGTTATGGAGATAAGAAGACTCCTTCGTCTCTCGAAGGAGGTCAGGATCGGGAGCAGCGGAAACTTCTTTGTTTTTGAACTAAAGGATGAAAACCTTGTTTTTATTTCCAGAGTGATTGACGCTGAATTCCCGGACTACATGCAGGTGGTTCCGGTCTCGACGAAAAACACGGTCACGGTCGACGCCTCCAAGCTTCTGGTTGCACTCAGGAGGGTTTCCCTTTTCTCCGCGGACAACGTGAGGGGTGGGGGCAGGTTTGTGGAGATGGCCTTCGGGGGAGGGAGCCTGCTTCTCGGCGCCTATCTTAACACCGGCGAGGGGAAAGAAAGCATACCGGTTGAGTATTCAGGGGATGAGGTGAAGCTCGGTTTTAACTTCACGTACTTCCAAGATGTTCTTGACGCTGTGGGATCTCCAGAAGTGATAATCGGTTTTTCCGGCCATAAAAACCCGGTTTACGTGGTTCCCTGCTCAGAAGGCGAAAAGCAGGACGGCTACGTGAATGTGATAATGCCAATGGAACTTGACGCCAGAGCGGCGGAGGGGCAGGCGAGGGGATAA
- the dnaA gene encoding chromosomal replication initiator protein DnaA, giving the protein MQLELNSTFRRVGRDLFWSIRFRVVLCFSGEELLKKTEEVAHDNLAAENYKSEQKIEFDWDAVLEGVKKDLYFPPSWLFSIKVAKIEGKMVTLEAKTHFQALWVKNHYLQLINDAARNLYGKEGFQVTIDAGEENSVARESKKDRVLDNGGITEPHDPQTASFFSSSNTFDNFVVGPSNQFAHAASYAIAENPGMAYNPLFIHSGVGLGKTHLLHSIGNHILKKYGTRLNTFCISAEHFTNGVVQNIKTGSMDKFRNLYRLNCDVLLIDDIQFIAGKDSTQEEFFHTFNSLYTAKKQIVITSDKPPSVMKNFEERLKSRFEWGLTADIQTPEVETKIAIIERKAEEEQIEIPADVASFVAQNILSNIRELEGSVNKLFAYSKMFRERITLELTKQLLSNLVKKEAPKIITIDLIQKEVGSFFELTVKDLKSNQKQKKISGPRQIAMFLSRKYTSSSFPEIGSRFGGKNHSTVVHAVKNVEKKIGRDPSVSTAVTALSTTLEKFITS; this is encoded by the coding sequence ATGCAATTAGAATTGAATTCCACTTTCCGAAGGGTGGGTCGGGATCTTTTCTGGAGTATCCGTTTTAGGGTTGTTCTTTGCTTTTCAGGAGAAGAGCTGTTGAAAAAGACAGAAGAAGTTGCGCACGACAACCTAGCTGCTGAAAACTACAAATCGGAACAAAAAATAGAGTTTGACTGGGACGCCGTTCTCGAAGGCGTCAAGAAAGACCTTTACTTCCCCCCCTCATGGCTGTTTTCCATAAAAGTCGCAAAAATCGAGGGGAAGATGGTCACGCTTGAGGCGAAAACCCACTTCCAGGCCCTCTGGGTAAAAAACCATTACCTGCAACTGATAAACGATGCTGCCCGCAACCTCTACGGAAAAGAAGGCTTCCAGGTAACCATAGACGCAGGCGAAGAGAACTCCGTAGCCCGTGAAAGTAAAAAGGACAGGGTCTTGGACAACGGGGGAATCACAGAACCGCATGACCCCCAGACAGCGAGCTTTTTCAGTTCATCCAACACGTTTGACAACTTTGTCGTCGGGCCCAGCAACCAGTTCGCCCACGCCGCCTCATACGCCATAGCGGAGAACCCAGGAATGGCCTACAACCCTCTTTTCATACACAGCGGAGTGGGCCTCGGGAAAACCCACCTCCTCCACTCTATAGGGAACCACATACTCAAAAAGTACGGAACCCGTCTGAACACCTTTTGCATCTCAGCCGAGCACTTCACAAACGGGGTGGTGCAGAACATAAAGACGGGTTCGATGGATAAGTTCAGGAACCTATACAGGCTGAACTGCGACGTCCTGCTGATAGACGACATACAGTTCATCGCCGGCAAGGACAGCACGCAGGAGGAGTTCTTCCACACGTTTAACTCCCTTTACACCGCGAAAAAGCAGATAGTTATAACCAGCGACAAGCCGCCCAGCGTGATGAAAAACTTCGAGGAGCGCCTGAAATCTAGGTTCGAGTGGGGGCTTACGGCCGACATACAGACGCCGGAAGTAGAAACCAAGATAGCTATCATAGAAAGAAAAGCCGAGGAGGAACAAATTGAGATTCCAGCCGACGTGGCTTCGTTTGTGGCCCAGAACATTCTCTCCAACATAAGGGAGCTTGAAGGCTCGGTGAACAAACTCTTTGCCTACTCCAAGATGTTCAGAGAGAGAATAACCCTTGAACTGACAAAGCAGCTCCTCAGCAACCTGGTAAAAAAAGAGGCCCCAAAAATAATAACCATAGACCTTATCCAGAAAGAGGTGGGTTCCTTTTTTGAACTCACTGTAAAGGACCTGAAATCCAACCAGAAGCAGAAAAAAATCTCTGGGCCCAGGCAGATAGCGATGTTCCTTTCGAGAAAATACACATCCTCCTCGTTCCCGGAAATAGGAAGCAGGTTCGGAGGGAAAAACCACTCCACGGTTGTCCACGCAGTAAAAAACGTTGAGAAAAAAATCGGAAGAGATCCTTCAGTCTCAACCGCCGTCACGGCGCTCTCAACCACCCTCGAGAAGTTCATCACGTCCTGA
- the thiL gene encoding thiamine-phosphate kinase, which produces MGEEDALRFLADRFKATQKEVLTGIGDDSAVVKIRDKACLVASTDTLVEGVHFRLGTQTPRQLGRKAVCVAVSDIGAMGAVPRYLLCSLGCRSADSMEFIEDLSEGVGEGCREFDVCLIGGNLSESQTVFINMTALGEVSSDDIVLRSGASEGDDIYVTGTLGDSALGLRALSGDCGTDGCESAVSRHIEPTPRLQVGRMVAKHGIASSMIDVSDGLFCDLEKLTSEHGLGAEVNLGSLPLSPGFLSLCGRFSEDGYRLALSGGEDYELLFTSPSQNRASIEEVSRLCGIAISKIGSVTAGRKIRFFDEGGEEVFYDTAGFQHFC; this is translated from the coding sequence ATGGGTGAAGAAGACGCCTTGAGATTTTTGGCTGACAGGTTCAAGGCTACTCAGAAAGAAGTTTTGACGGGGATAGGGGACGATTCCGCTGTTGTAAAAATCAGAGACAAAGCATGCCTTGTCGCCTCGACGGACACCCTTGTCGAGGGCGTTCACTTCCGCTTGGGAACTCAGACCCCGAGGCAGCTCGGCAGGAAGGCGGTCTGCGTCGCCGTGAGCGACATAGGGGCGATGGGAGCGGTGCCGAGGTACCTTCTCTGCTCCCTCGGCTGTCGTAGCGCTGACTCAATGGAGTTCATAGAGGATCTCTCGGAAGGAGTGGGAGAGGGGTGCCGGGAGTTTGATGTCTGCCTTATAGGAGGGAATCTCTCGGAATCCCAAACCGTTTTCATAAATATGACGGCGCTTGGGGAGGTATCAAGCGACGATATCGTCCTGCGCTCGGGGGCTTCTGAGGGAGACGACATATACGTTACCGGAACCTTGGGGGATTCCGCCCTGGGCCTGAGGGCCCTCTCGGGCGATTGCGGGACTGACGGATGCGAGAGCGCTGTTTCAAGGCACATCGAGCCTACGCCGCGTCTTCAGGTTGGCAGGATGGTCGCAAAACACGGGATAGCCTCTTCGATGATAGACGTAAGCGACGGGCTTTTCTGCGACCTTGAGAAGCTGACTTCCGAGCACGGACTGGGGGCCGAAGTAAACCTTGGCAGCCTTCCGCTTTCCCCCGGTTTTCTTTCCCTCTGCGGCAGGTTCTCGGAGGACGGTTACCGCCTCGCGCTCTCCGGCGGGGAGGACTACGAGCTTCTTTTCACCTCCCCTTCGCAGAACCGCGCCTCGATAGAGGAGGTTTCGCGTCTCTGCGGGATTGCCATCTCGAAAATCGGTTCTGTTACCGCCGGGCGGAAAATAAGGTTTTTCGACGAGGGGGGAGAGGAGGTTTTTTACGATACCGCTGGGTTTCAGCACTTCTGCTGA
- a CDS encoding HlyC/CorC family transporter, whose translation MGENFILILFLLCCSAFFCFSEGALFSLSRPQRESISKQGGRVSAAIGKLLSNSHKLITTVLLADEIFNIAYSSVIALTARKYLQDTPEQTVALISLAIASPTLLVFGEIVPKTAGVKFPRTISKAVALPLYSFHVAVTPIRWAILFVSGFFIRAFGADLGHRAQGNYISSDELEVLVGMGRDEGVLNEVEKYLADGFFRLEDLPAHGIMTPSIDCFTLPHDIEVKEAVGRVRQMGRSRIPVYEEEKDNIVGVLYGKDLLKWNFTEHNLAATVSECLRKPYFIPRSKPAGALLRELQMHRIHIAIVVDEYGRFDGLVTMEDILEELFGEIEDERSVPDRVAPAVRGGAITIPGGMKIEEFNDDYLFSVARSAGLENLGDILEEAVIPLRMENETMGGFVFDLFGRLPAEGEKIGFGGLVFTVKSREGKRISEIRVDVNKEARGDVH comes from the coding sequence TTGGGCGAAAATTTCATTCTGATTCTTTTTTTGCTGTGCTGCTCTGCGTTTTTCTGCTTCAGCGAGGGGGCGCTTTTCTCCCTCAGCCGTCCGCAGAGAGAAAGCATATCGAAGCAGGGAGGCAGAGTTTCTGCAGCCATAGGGAAGCTCCTTTCAAATTCCCACAAGCTAATCACTACGGTTCTTCTGGCAGACGAGATATTCAACATAGCCTATTCAAGCGTGATAGCTCTCACGGCGAGAAAATATCTCCAGGACACCCCAGAGCAGACAGTAGCCCTCATATCCCTGGCCATAGCCTCTCCCACGCTCCTTGTGTTCGGGGAAATCGTTCCCAAGACCGCCGGGGTTAAGTTCCCGAGGACGATCTCGAAGGCGGTTGCTCTTCCCCTTTATTCTTTCCACGTCGCGGTCACCCCGATCAGGTGGGCGATCCTGTTCGTCTCCGGCTTTTTCATAAGGGCCTTCGGGGCGGACCTTGGACACCGCGCGCAGGGAAACTACATTTCCTCTGACGAGCTTGAAGTCCTGGTGGGAATGGGGAGGGACGAGGGAGTGCTCAACGAGGTTGAAAAATACCTTGCCGACGGCTTTTTCAGGCTTGAGGACTTGCCTGCCCACGGGATAATGACTCCCTCCATAGACTGCTTCACGCTTCCCCACGATATTGAGGTCAAAGAGGCCGTGGGACGGGTCCGCCAGATGGGCCGCTCCAGGATCCCGGTTTACGAGGAGGAGAAGGACAACATAGTGGGCGTTCTCTACGGCAAGGATCTTCTTAAGTGGAATTTTACCGAGCACAACCTTGCGGCCACCGTGAGCGAGTGCCTGAGGAAGCCGTATTTCATCCCCCGCTCCAAGCCCGCGGGGGCGCTTCTACGGGAGCTCCAGATGCACAGGATTCACATAGCGATAGTGGTCGACGAGTACGGAAGGTTTGACGGGCTGGTGACCATGGAAGACATACTGGAGGAGCTTTTCGGAGAGATAGAGGATGAAAGGTCGGTGCCCGACAGGGTTGCGCCCGCGGTCCGCGGGGGCGCGATCACGATTCCCGGGGGAATGAAGATAGAGGAATTCAACGACGACTACCTTTTCTCGGTCGCGCGTTCGGCGGGGCTTGAGAACCTGGGAGACATACTGGAGGAGGCCGTGATCCCGCTTCGGATGGAAAACGAGACCATGGGCGGCTTCGTATTCGATCTTTTCGGGAGACTGCCCGCCGAGGGGGAGAAAATAGGGTTCGGCGGGCTGGTTTTCACGGTAAAGAGCAGGGAAGGGAAAAGGATTTCCGAGATAAGGGTTGACGTTAATAAGGAGGCGCGCGGCGATGTCCATTGA
- a CDS encoding HlyC/CorC family transporter → MSIELVVILILLFLLLQAFFAGSEIALISCDKIKMRSLAEEGSAAAGLVLDAHSKIESFIGTTLIGVNLSLIINTLVLTFYFEEIFGQRSGLYTVAVLSPLIVVFGQVVPKAVFESKRNSIVLWIIYPLWVFSKLFYPVLFFVNLFTRGILNRPGQNMSSITREELEDVMEEDEDKPSSDYKRRVLRRIFGYSETTVGEIMIPLVRVDALERRSTLRDVKRLIAEKSHSRIPIFSDRVDNITGILNSFYVLGEQDLDKSVEQYALPPFYVPESKLVNELMDEMKGGRAGMAVVVDEYGGSVGIITLEDIIEEVVGEIEDEYDTGETPWRRLGAGQYLIDPTVEIGRLNDGLGLAIPEEEDYETLAGFLLYTHGSIPAPGTVIVFERKTFTVVSSTPRMISEVHLRTGE, encoded by the coding sequence ATGTCCATTGAGTTAGTGGTCATTCTTATTTTGCTGTTTCTGCTTCTGCAGGCGTTTTTCGCCGGTTCGGAAATAGCACTCATCTCCTGCGACAAGATAAAGATGAGGTCCCTTGCCGAGGAAGGCTCCGCCGCCGCGGGGCTGGTTCTTGACGCCCACTCGAAGATCGAAAGCTTCATCGGCACCACCCTCATAGGGGTTAACCTTTCGCTCATAATAAACACCCTGGTGCTCACCTTTTATTTCGAGGAGATTTTCGGGCAGCGAAGCGGTCTCTACACGGTGGCCGTGCTCTCCCCGCTCATCGTCGTTTTCGGCCAGGTGGTTCCCAAGGCGGTATTCGAGAGCAAGCGGAACTCAATAGTGCTCTGGATCATCTATCCGCTCTGGGTTTTCTCCAAGCTTTTCTACCCGGTGCTTTTCTTCGTCAACCTCTTTACCCGAGGGATATTGAACCGTCCGGGCCAGAACATGAGTTCCATAACCCGTGAGGAGCTTGAGGACGTGATGGAAGAAGACGAGGACAAGCCGAGTTCGGACTACAAAAGAAGGGTTCTTCGCAGAATTTTCGGCTACTCCGAGACCACGGTCGGAGAGATAATGATTCCGCTTGTCAGGGTGGACGCGCTTGAGAGAAGGTCCACGCTTCGCGACGTCAAGAGGCTCATAGCCGAAAAAAGCCACTCGAGAATTCCGATTTTCAGCGACCGGGTCGACAACATAACCGGCATACTCAACTCGTTTTACGTTCTCGGCGAGCAGGATCTTGACAAGAGCGTCGAGCAATACGCCCTTCCTCCCTTCTACGTTCCGGAATCAAAGCTTGTGAACGAACTTATGGACGAGATGAAGGGGGGACGTGCCGGAATGGCCGTTGTGGTTGACGAGTACGGGGGGTCGGTGGGAATCATCACCCTCGAGGACATAATCGAAGAGGTGGTGGGGGAGATAGAGGATGAGTACGACACCGGCGAGACCCCGTGGAGAAGGCTCGGCGCCGGGCAGTATCTCATAGACCCCACGGTCGAGATAGGACGGCTTAACGACGGCCTCGGGCTTGCCATTCCGGAGGAAGAAGATTACGAGACGCTGGCAGGATTCCTTCTTTACACACACGGCTCGATTCCCGCCCCTGGAACCGTGATAGTTTTCGAAAGAAAAACTTTCACGGTGGTTTCCTCAACCCCGAGGATGATAAGCGAGGTTCACCTGCGAACGGGGGAATAA
- a CDS encoding thioredoxin domain-containing protein, with amino-acid sequence MYSYRNVKIFLYYDYICPFCFLATERVLDLAREFSLEAEWLGVEIHPEYPAEGKRRKKTERTTRISETLENVAAEAGVEIKLPGFVTNSRLCLEGAEFAKEKNSFMEFHKACYTAYFREGKNIGLLETVLEAGEKAGLCPEELSGSLRKKSFSEKIEKNMESARENMVLGVPTLYLGELRIHGIQPLESYRKLIARELLREQPLH; translated from the coding sequence GTGTATTCTTACAGGAACGTGAAGATCTTTCTCTACTACGACTACATCTGCCCTTTCTGCTTTCTGGCCACCGAGAGGGTGCTTGACCTCGCAAGGGAGTTCAGCCTCGAAGCGGAGTGGCTCGGCGTTGAGATTCACCCCGAATACCCGGCCGAGGGAAAAAGACGGAAAAAAACGGAGAGGACCACCCGTATCTCGGAAACCCTTGAGAACGTGGCCGCCGAGGCCGGAGTGGAGATAAAGCTCCCGGGATTCGTAACCAATTCGAGGCTCTGCCTTGAGGGAGCGGAGTTTGCGAAGGAGAAAAACAGCTTCATGGAGTTTCACAAGGCCTGCTACACGGCCTATTTCAGGGAGGGAAAGAATATAGGTCTTCTCGAAACCGTCCTCGAGGCGGGCGAGAAGGCGGGTCTTTGCCCCGAGGAACTCTCAGGGTCTCTTCGGAAAAAAAGCTTTTCAGAGAAAATAGAAAAGAACATGGAAAGCGCCCGGGAAAACATGGTCCTCGGCGTCCCCACCCTTTACCTTGGTGAACTCAGGATACACGGGATCCAGCCGCTTGAATCATACAGAAAACTTATAGCGAGGGAACTCCTGCGGGAACAGCCTCTTCACTGA